TGAAGACTGAAATTATGTATATGCATCATTTTACCAGTAGATCACTTAGTGGCTTTGATGGGCCAGCATGAGAAGTAATATTATTGGGTTACTCGTCCCAAAGAATTCGCTTCCTCTGGTCCACTGTGGCATAATAGGAGGACGGGAGTTGTACTGAGGCACCATCGGTTCTGAAGAACCTCAGGTCAGTTCACATGTCGAAACGCTTGTGGTGGCACTGACTGGGGAACGCGTGCCTAGCGACATCACACGTGTCTTCTTACCTCATTTCAGAGAGCAGTACTATGGCTAGGCTTTAGTACGCTTATGAGCGGTAGCGCGGCACTGACAGGGAAGCGCGATAAGTAGTGTTTATTGGATTACTCGTTTGAGGTGGTTCGTCGGTTTCTACACAGCAGCACAGTAGGAGGACTGGGGAAGTAGTGAGGCAGCGCCGGCTCTGGAGCACCTCGGACCAGTTCCAGTTCACATATCGACAGACCTGGGGGAGGACTCGGGAAGTAGTGAGGCAGCACCAGCTCTGGAGCACCTCAGACCAGTTCCAGTTCACATATCGACAGACCTGGGGGAGGACTGGGGAAGTAGTGAGGCAGCACCAGCTCTGGAGCGTCTCGGACCAGTTCCAGTTCACATATCGACAGACCTGGGGGAGGACTTGGGAAGTAGTGAGGCAGCACCGGCTCTGGAGCACCTCAGACCAGTTCCAGTTCACATGTCGACAGATCTGGGCTGGCACTGCTTGGCGAACGCCTCGCTGGCGGCGTCGCTGTAGGCCATCATGTCGGCGAagagcgcggcggcggcggcggacgcgGCGTCTGAGTGCGGCGCGGACAGCAGGCGGCGGTGCATGCGCAGGTTGTCGCTGTGGCGGTCGCGGCTGCGGCGCGACGGGAAGGCCGCCTTGCAGCCCTGGAAGCTGCACGCGTGCACCAGCCGCATGTGCGCGCTCTGCATGTGCGCGCGCACCGCGAACACGTCGGCCAGCACGTCGCCGCACACGGGGCAGCGTCGCGGGTTCTCCGGGTCCACCTCgggcaggcagcagtcgtcgcagccgCCGCTCGAGTCCTTGGACGAGCCGGAGGGGCTGGTGGACGGCGCCGCCGACGCGGGGCTATGCTGGCCGGCGCCGTGCTGCAGGTACTGCAGGCCGCTGAACTGCCGCTGCGAGAGGCACTCCAGCTGCTGCAGTGCGCTGCCCACGCTGAACGAGGAGTTGGCGGATTGGTGGTGCTGGTAGTAGTACCCACCGGCGGCCTGGTCCGCCGCTGCCGCCATCTGGTCGGAGAACTCCCGCTTGATACTCCCGCAGGAGGCAGACTGGTAGTCGGGCTCTAATTTCACGCTCGCAGTTTCTTCCTTTTTCTCCCAACACTGTTCGTCAGGACCTAACCTGCTGGACTCGCAGTCGGCATTGTCACTCCTGGCGCTCTCACAGTGCACCACGTCTTCACTCTCCTGTCTTCCTTGCCAGTCTTCTTTCGCATTTACCTTCTCGTCCTCTTCCATGGGCTCCGTTTTCACTTGCGCCGTCAGTCTTTCGTTGTCAATCCTCTCCTCGTTACAAGCAGCTGAGTCATATGTTTCGTCACACACTGACCCGTCCTCCACCGACGACGTACCTTCTTTGTGGTTGGACACCATGAAGCGCGTCGGATTTTTGTTCTTCCTCTTGCGAGAACTCTTCGGGGACGAGACGCCGTCCACCGCCTGCTCCTGCTTTAACCCGGTGCCGTCGGCCGGCTCCAGAGGGGCGTCGCCGCCCTCCGGGTTGCTCTGCACCTCTTCGTCAGTCTTGGTCTCGGCGTTGAGCTGCGCCCCACTGGCCTGCGAGTCGCTCACACTGGCGTCTTCCGCCTCGTCGTTCTTCGAAGAATGGTCGTCAGTTTCGTCGCGTTCCTCCATCTCGTCGTCGTCCATGTCTCCGTCGACGACGATGCCGTAGTCGTCGTCGTCGAACATGTCGTCCTCCTCGGTGGGTCGGCTGCTGCTGCTCGACGCCGCGTTGTCTTCCGCAGGCCTCGCCAGGCTCATACTGTTCCACTGTTCCTGGCGGCATTCCTCGCCGAACCTGCACACAGGTACATCGTTATTAACACCTATAGTGCACAAAAGCACTACATATCAGCTAGAGTTGCTTTGGTTAAAGACCGTGGTGGCCATGATAATTTCTAGTTCAAGAAAACCTTGTCTGACTGACCCCATATAAGAGGACTATGTAGGGCAGTGCGAGGCAGTGACATGATAAGTTTTGCACTTGCATGGCAGCGCAATAGTATGAACAAGGACCCCACTAATAAATACATGCAAAGCGTGTTAAAATAATTTGAAAGTTGGTACTCCTCAgcaaacaaaaaaggaaaacaagtatACAATGATCTAGAAACGTATAAATTCTGAGACCAGTATACTTTTTCATAGGAAGAACTGAAAGACGTTTTGTTGTGGAATTAGCAACAGTCCCTGCAATGACCCTCTCTCTACAGTATCAACAATGTTTTTTGTctttctctgtgacaggtacagGTTCATCAAGTAGCTAATCAGTTGTGTGAATCGTGGCGTGCTGTGCAGTAGTTGTTTACCTTGTAAATCTAGATAAAAACCCTGGTGTCTCGCCTCCTTACACAACCATGTGGCCACGATAGATGAACTTTTCCAATAGCATCAGTCAAGTAATCAATTAAGCATATTCGATTGTAAGCACTGAAGGACAGTGAAGGAGAAATGGCGCCAGGATAGATAGGAGGAAATCAAGAAACGTATGATCGGCTGGAGGACTGATTCAGCATCTAGAgacgtcaaaacaacctttggtgaaattaaaaacaattatggtaacatcaagagtgcaacgggaattccattacTAAACACAGTGGAGAGAGTGAATAGCTGGAAGGAGTACACTGATGTTAGATATGAGAGAGGGAACTTGTCTGATGATGCGATAAAAAAAACTGGAGCCGATGTGGAAGACATAAGGAATCCACTACTAGAGTCAGAAGTGAAAAGAACTCTGGAAGACATCTGATCAAATAAgacggaagggatagataatattccatcagaacttctaaaatcattggggaggggaagggggagatgtGGAGTGGCGACCCAACGAGTATTCCagctggtgtgtagaatctacgagACTGGCGAAGTACTATCACACctccggaaaaatatcgtccaaacAATTACGAAGACAGCAATGGCAGATAAGTACGGGAACTACTGCACAGgtagcttagcagctcatgcttctatgttgctgacaataataatatagagaagaacggaaaagaaaattgaggatctgttagatgacgatcggtgtggctttacgaaaagtaaagaCACGTGAGAGGCCACTAGCACGTTGCCCTTTGGTAATGGAAGTGTGCATGAAGAAAAGTCCGGACACGATCACAGGAACTGTCGACCTAGAGGAAGCTTTCGACAGTATAAAACGGGGcaagattttggaaattctgagaaaataggagtAAACAACAGGGAAGGACAGgtaatgtgcaatatgtacaagaacctagtGGGAAGCATAAGactcgaagaccaagaacgaagtgctaggatcaAAGAGGGTTTAAGACAAGGACGCACCCTTTCGCCCCTGTAGTTCAatatatacaccgaagaagcaatgatggaaataaaaggaggtttcaagagtgagattaaaaatcactgtgaaaggatatcaatgatgagattcgttgACGACATTGTTATCCTCAATGAGCGTCAAGAATAAGTACAGCATCACTTAAATGCAAAGAACAGtttaaagagtacagaatatggatcgaaaGTAAATCGGAAAAAAAcacaaaagcaatgagaagtagcacaaaagagaaaaatgtgttATTTACTATCAAAATTGGcaatcacgaagcagacgaaattAAGGATTCTGATACCTCGGAAGCAGAATAACCCATGACGGGCaaagaaaggagggtataaaaaagGAGACTAGCACGGATGAAGAAAGCATTCCTGGTACAGAGAATTGTAGTGGTATCAAATACAAACCTTAATTTGAAGCAGAAATTTCTGAAACTAAGTTAGTCATGAACTGtatgaaaaccggaaaagaagaaaatcgaagcgttagAGATGTGATTctgtagaaaaatgttgaaaatgtgatgAACCGATAATATAACTGATAACATAACTGAAAATAACTTATCTAACTGATAGCATAAGATAATGTAATACACTAGGTGAACTGATAATACAATATAaatagattctccgcagaatcagcgaagaaaggaacatttggAGAACACTACCAATATAAAGAGACAGGATAAGAGTACAAGCGTTAAGACATCGGGAAATAGGCTCCATGGTAGCAGAGAGAGCTTCAGAGGGTGCAAACTGTAGGGGAGTACGTACATTGGAATACATCTAACAATAATTGAGGATCTAGGGAGCGAGGGCCACTCAGAGCCGAAGAGGTTTGCCCCCGAGGGGCATTCGTGGCGGGGCTAATCAAACCATTAAGAGGACGGACGACTCAGAAGGAAAAAAGCACTGAAGATAACGAAAACTTCACGTTCATGGACCTCATTAATGCTCTTCTGACGAGACTAAATGTTACTGTTttgactgtaagaacaatctctataaCATGTGATACTAACAGAACATCTTGCTTAATTTGTTTTATACTATTTATTGTATCCTATGGTATATACCTACATACAAATATGTGCAGTTGGAGTCCAGCAAACAGATATGATTTTGCAAGTTCCATCTGGCCTCCGTGTAAGCCCATGTTACAGCGAAAGGAGGACAGAGGACTTGGTAGGAATATGGGTGTACATGGTGTCTGAAAAGTCTGTTACATGGAAGATATCCTGTCTGGCTGTGAGAAAAAGTAAAGATTTGCTTCCAGTTTGAGTATCTATGGTTTTCCATTCCAGCTGCTATAGGATAAGTCACAGATGATTGTAGGTCAGGCTTTAGCAATTAGCATGTAAGTTTTAAGGTATTGCATATGAAATACTGATGACAGCACgtaaggcactccgtcttcaggccacgagtggcctaccaggatcatctgaccgccttgtcatcctcagggaggatgctgataggaggggcgtggggtcagcacaccgctctcccggtcgttatgatggtattcggtcgagtagctcttcacagcgcatggcggcctggatggtcacccatccaagtgccgaccatgtgcgacagcgcttaacttcggtgatctcactggaaccgctgcagccactgcggcaaggccgttgccaattacAGCACGTAAGTTATCTTTTTCAGTTGCGTCAAAGACCTCCATAGCAATGCACTCATGGAAGTTCGAAGATCCTAGGTCGAAATCTACGGTAGCTTTGCTTTTAGGAGTAGTAAGCTGTGAGGTGGTTATTATGTCATGTTGGTGGTAGTCAGCAAGTGGAGCGACGGCTGAGGTCCTGCAGAGGATAGGCTATGGATGTTTAGTGTCCTGGCAGCAATGTAAGTTGTGAAACGTACTGGTGAAAAGTCATAAGAAATGTGATGAGATGGAAGAAGTCGATATGGGTGAAGTGTTTGGTATGATTGTTAACAGTGATTGTGGTTaaactgaaaagggaaaagcaGAAGATTAGGGTTTCAATATACATCGGAGTCAAGGTCAGTAGAGAAGGGGATTGGCGAAGAATGGGAAATGAAATCGGCCGTATCTTTATCAGAGCAACAATCCCAGCAACTGCGATAAAATGTTCAACGAAACCACAGATAAATCAAATCTGGATGGACAGACGAAGATACGAACAAACGTCCTCCGGAATGCGGGATGACTGTCTTACCACTGGTGGCCGAGGAGGCATAACAGTTCCATATCTGCTCACGAGCAGTGGGCTACTTGTGCGGGTGTAGCCCACTGGGTGTCTGCGTCGTATGCTTACCTCATGTCGAGTCCGTGCTTGAGCAGGTGCGGGGGCGGCATGAGCAGGGGGAAGGGCGGGAAGGGCAGCGAACCCAGGGCCGAGGACAGCGCAAGCGGGTcgccggcggcggccgcggcggcggcggcggcggcggctgcggcggcggcgggcggcggcaTCAGCATCTGGCGCGCCTGCGCAGACCGCCCGTCGTGCGGCGACATCTTGCGCCGCAGATACGGCGAGTGCAGCTTGGGGTTGGGGTTGGCGCTGTGCCGGTTGCGCGACCTCCGCGAGCTGAACATCATGCTGCAGCCCTCCACCTGCCGACAAACAAGACTCATAAAGTCCTGTGTGGGGCCAGATTTTCTTCACGCGTAACATAAGGACCCTGCACGAAAAATTTGTCACCCCAGGAGACATTACGCTACTAAAATGTAAACTCACCTCTGAAATAAATAATTACCCTATTTCGGCGAAGAAGAGAAGCCCATATACAGCGGAAGCTATTAATTGATTATCATACTTCACAGAGCTAGCAAATTTCTGtgataactggttcaaatggccctgagcactgtgggacttaacatctgagccatcagtcccctagaacttagaactacttaaacctaactaacctaaggacatcacacacatccatgcccgaggcaggattcgaacctgcgacagtagcgaccgcgcggttccagactgaagcgcctagaaccgctcggccaccccggcaggctgaGATAACTGGAAAAGGTTTTTGAAATACCTCCACAAGGCACAAAATTTGACTAATTTAGTTATTTAATTAACAACATCTTTCGTGATTACAACTCTTCATCAGACTACAGTGGCTGTAcaaaaaacatttaacacaaatgaacgaaaaaatggttcaaatggctctgagcactatgggacttaacatctatggtcatcattcccctagaacttagaactacttaaacctaactaacctaaggacatcacataacacccagtcatcacgaggcagagaaaatccctgaccccgccgggaatcgaacccgggaacccgggcgtgggaagcgagaacacagATGAACACAGAGATTAAAGTTTCTTGTGAAGCCCTGACATGTGCTGTGCTCATCTTTGGTCTTGTGAAGTGGCTGTCTTTTTATGAGTGTTCCGGTAACCCGTTCACAACTTCGAAAGGTAACTTGAAACACGACATCACAAACAACAGCGCAAGAAAACAAGTTTCGTGAGTGGTAGCGGTATCTGAAAAACctcttcatatttttgaaacaaacaTGGTCGGTTAACTGTCAATATGTCTTTAAATTCCTGTGATAACAGATAGCTAGATTTCATCCCACTATTCTAAATAGTCCCTGATGTTATACTGTATATGGGATGAAGATTGCGTGATTTTCCAGCGGGCCAATCGGGTGCCATAAGCTGGCTGAGTGTGCGATAAACCAGGAACGTATACATGCAGTGCTGTGACCACAGCTGTCATCGTCTTGGAACATGGGAGTGATCACAGCATACTCATCACGAAGAAGAGGCAACAATTAGTCATCGAGTATGTTGGATGATCATCCTGGTTCATATTCATCCTAgtgtgaatgagaaggtccaaaaacACCAGTAATACATCGCAAACCCTCCTCTGGCCTCTAGATCTCTTACTGTAGATGGTTGTAGTTAGTTGGCAGATCATTTCCATTTTGTTACTGTGTGACACGAAGGCTTCTTTATTTGATAGATTAGACTCGATGGATTGACAatgacatttacaattttctttCGGCTTAATTTTTCCTAGTCCGACCTGCAgttctattgttattattatcattttattgttattttatttttaatagccCTTTTGAAGAGTACAATAAATCAACATTTTTCTGCTTCATTGTTTTCGACTGTAGTTTCCTTTGGGTCCACACTCCTTTCATTCTTGGTTAGTGTTGTTCCTGCTCATCTTGTGACCACTTTCTTCCAGTTCTTGATTCTTTCCATCCTGAAAGACTGCTTTCCCTGTTTATTCTTTAAAATCTGTTTTCATTCTTAGTGTCTCCAAGTCGAACTTGGCATTTTAATATCTTTTCCTACCTATCTCAATAATGttgttttaaatttctgattgtTTAGTAGGTCAAAGATTTGTTTATACGTTCTATTATTATTCATCCCACATACGTGTCCACAGAATTTCAATATTCTTTCTCTCATAACATCTATCTTTTGAACTTTCATACACAGTTCTGTATTATATCTTAATATATATTCAGATTCACTGCCGcctttgggacctagtatttttgtTAGAATTCTTTCATTTTTTCTGATTTATTGAGTTTAAGAGTTACTACTGCACTGAGTATTTCTGGTCTTACCACATTTCATTGTGTTTCAGTTTTGTCTTGCAGGACAAAGTCTTTTTAGTGCAGATGTATCTTGTTATCATTATTAGCCTATTATTATCACCACTGTCGTACCAACTTGTATTAATAACAACGCGTAATAACTTAAAAAATGTTAGAAATACGGCCTATTACATAAACAGACACAGTAGGTCT
The genomic region above belongs to Schistocerca americana isolate TAMUIC-IGC-003095 chromosome 7, iqSchAmer2.1, whole genome shotgun sequence and contains:
- the LOC124623091 gene encoding zinc finger protein basonuclin-2-like encodes the protein MSPMGTSDDATLRRMRTAHDQSALKSAPSGLMMEVAIRCTVPSCSCECFSPGKSNVRYCDGCNHSWVPHALDKLGGQTTVQANAAFDIASLVLYGCQALPIRLKILLDRLFSVLRRDELLHVLAGFGWSLDDYARGYILQLSDGTPLERWHMCAADEEPLVVRQFLRFSETRALALQLLAADVRRALASPPPVVLPPPSPPMTPPHLPQQHHANNHHHHHHHHHGSHHHHQHQHQHLHQQQQQQLSASGASRAPPPASASSANGKAPSPSDWSGTKQPAAEANGGPMNLSTGGRAAAKPAGPPPYSAVAPLPASGRAAPNGGRKYTVADILNGGCSEERSPLAHSALNLSRDALDGLRMRPAPPKPPPPPPPPLTPQQQQQQQQHQQQQLPPQLPAAASTSTPLKRQWRSGSCDLPINLGTQIVNPTTGKKRVQCNVCFKTFCDKGALKIHFSAVHLREMHKCTVEGCSMMFSSRRSRNRHSANPNPKLHSPYLRRKMSPHDGRSAQARQMLMPPPAAAAAAAAAAAAAAAGDPLALSSALGSLPFPPFPLLMPPPHLLKHGLDMRFGEECRQEQWNSMSLARPAEDNAASSSSSRPTEEDDMFDDDDYGIVVDGDMDDDEMEERDETDDHSSKNDEAEDASVSDSQASGAQLNAETKTDEEVQSNPEGGDAPLEPADGTGLKQEQAVDGVSSPKSSRKRKNKNPTRFMVSNHKEGTSSVEDGSVCDETYDSAACNEERIDNERLTAQVKTEPMEEDEKVNAKEDWQGRQESEDVVHCESARSDNADCESSRLGPDEQCWEKKEETASVKLEPDYQSASCGSIKREFSDQMAAAADQAAGGYYYQHHQSANSSFSVGSALQQLECLSQRQFSGLQYLQHGAGQHSPASAAPSTSPSGSSKDSSGGCDDCCLPEVDPENPRRCPVCGDVLADVFAVRAHMQSAHMRLVHACSFQGCKAAFPSRRSRDRHSDNLRMHRRLLSAPHSDAASAAAAALFADMMAYSDAASEAFAKQCQPRSVDM